One genomic region from Leifsonia sp. Root1293 encodes:
- a CDS encoding alpha/beta fold hydrolase gives MTITQPLEASVLSRNNVKISGNPAGRPIVFAHGFGCSQEMWRLVAPAFENDYRVVLFDHVGAGGSDLSAYDRSKYDSLHGYADDVLEILETLDLSDVVYVGHSVSAMVGVLASTHDSTRFGSLVLVGPSPRYVDDVDYTGGFSQADIDALLDTLDANYLGWSSDLAPLIMGNSGRPELGEELTASFCTIDPAIARHFARVTFSSDNRDDLRDVVVPTLILQCAEDIIAPRVVGEFVHAQIPGSRFVMLDATGHCPNLSSPDEVVKEIQGFLR, from the coding sequence ATGACGATCACCCAACCGCTCGAAGCGAGCGTCCTGAGCCGCAACAACGTGAAGATCTCGGGGAATCCCGCGGGTCGCCCCATCGTCTTCGCCCACGGTTTCGGATGCAGCCAGGAGATGTGGCGGCTCGTCGCCCCGGCCTTCGAGAACGACTACAGGGTGGTGCTCTTCGACCACGTCGGTGCCGGTGGATCCGACCTCAGCGCCTACGACCGCTCGAAGTACGACTCGCTTCACGGCTACGCCGACGACGTGCTCGAGATCCTCGAGACCCTCGATCTGAGCGACGTAGTGTACGTCGGTCACTCCGTGAGCGCAATGGTCGGTGTTCTGGCCTCGACGCACGACTCGACGCGCTTCGGATCGCTGGTTCTCGTCGGGCCGTCACCGCGCTACGTCGACGATGTCGACTACACGGGCGGATTCAGCCAAGCCGACATCGACGCTCTGCTCGACACCCTCGATGCCAACTACCTCGGGTGGTCCTCTGACCTCGCGCCCCTCATCATGGGCAACAGCGGGCGACCCGAACTCGGCGAGGAACTCACCGCCAGCTTCTGCACGATCGACCCGGCCATCGCGCGCCACTTCGCCAGGGTCACGTTCAGCTCGGACAACCGCGACGACCTCAGGGACGTCGTTGTTCCCACGCTGATCCTGCAGTGCGCCGAGGACATCATCGCGCCGCGTGTCGTCGGCGAGTTCGTGCACGCGCAGATCCCCGGCAGCCGCTTCGTCATGCTGGACGCCACGGGCCACTGCCCGAACCTGTCGAGCCCCGACGAGGTCGTGAAGGAGATCCAGGGCTTCCTGCGATGA
- a CDS encoding EAL domain-containing protein, protein MNPPTAYSEDRLARDLELAVDRGEILAHYQPQIDTISGRVVAVEALCRWWHPELGFIAPSVFIPIAEETGSIHAIGRFMIEDGCRLAAEWERAGLPIEVAVNVSATQLAPGFFGHLGEFHARESIGPGRLTIEITESQMITDVDAAVRDLAKVRSLGVGISVDDFGTGHSTVEQVINLPVTELKIDQAIVQEEGEDGQRVMNAIVDLVHRRGLRVVAEGVETERQLERVRQLHCDRVQGYLIARPLPRPQVEDFIAGRNAAV, encoded by the coding sequence ATGAACCCACCCACCGCCTACAGCGAGGATCGCCTCGCACGCGACCTCGAACTCGCGGTCGATCGTGGAGAGATCCTGGCGCACTACCAGCCCCAGATCGACACGATCTCCGGGCGGGTCGTCGCCGTTGAGGCTCTGTGCCGATGGTGGCATCCGGAACTCGGGTTCATCGCGCCCTCAGTCTTCATACCCATCGCGGAGGAGACCGGGAGCATCCACGCGATCGGCCGGTTCATGATCGAGGACGGATGCCGGCTGGCAGCCGAGTGGGAACGCGCCGGGCTTCCGATCGAGGTCGCCGTGAACGTGTCGGCCACGCAGTTGGCTCCGGGGTTCTTCGGCCATCTCGGCGAATTCCACGCGCGCGAGAGCATCGGACCGGGCCGGCTCACCATCGAGATCACCGAGTCGCAGATGATCACCGACGTCGATGCCGCTGTGCGTGATCTCGCGAAGGTGCGGTCCCTCGGAGTCGGCATCTCGGTCGACGACTTCGGAACCGGGCATTCCACGGTGGAGCAGGTCATCAACCTGCCCGTGACGGAGCTCAAGATCGATCAGGCGATCGTGCAGGAGGAGGGCGAGGACGGTCAGCGTGTCATGAACGCCATCGTCGACCTGGTGCACCGGCGGGGGCTCCGCGTCGTCGCCGAAGGCGTCGAGACCGAGCGCCAGCTGGAACGCGTACGCCAGCTGCACTGCGATCGAGTGCAGGGATACCTGATCGCCCGGCCGCTGCCTCGACCCCAGGTCGAGGACTTCATCGCCGGGCGGAACGCCGCCGTCTAG
- a CDS encoding DUF7882 family protein, producing MGALYYDGEEFDFDDRTLAHLQLVVSTKLRRREDFFLTWSVPLERGSGRHSIWIDNGVPLRFYFSGSRTPSINREWIESLMLSASRASGLILGDEPTETRPAPAG from the coding sequence GTGGGCGCTCTCTACTACGACGGCGAAGAGTTCGATTTCGACGATCGCACTCTCGCTCACCTGCAGCTGGTCGTCTCGACGAAGCTGCGCCGGCGTGAGGACTTCTTCCTCACCTGGTCTGTTCCGCTGGAACGCGGCAGCGGCCGGCACTCGATCTGGATCGACAACGGCGTTCCCCTCCGCTTCTACTTCAGCGGCTCACGCACACCGAGCATCAACCGCGAGTGGATCGAGAGCCTCATGCTCTCGGCATCCCGGGCCTCCGGCCTCATCCTCGGCGACGAGCCGACGGAGACGCGCCCCGCTCCTGCCGGATAG
- a CDS encoding GNAT family N-acetyltransferase, with product MTDQFLNEPDASRYVLLRDGVIASSLDYSVLGDSISMTRAYTNPALRGHGLAGRLVEFAVDDVERTTRLRIIPMCWYVAEWFESHPERAELLKPRSAA from the coding sequence ATGACCGATCAGTTCCTCAACGAGCCTGACGCGAGCCGCTACGTGCTGCTGCGCGACGGCGTCATCGCGTCGAGCCTCGATTACTCGGTGCTGGGCGACTCCATCTCCATGACACGGGCGTACACGAACCCCGCTCTGCGCGGCCACGGGCTGGCCGGCCGACTCGTCGAGTTCGCGGTCGACGACGTGGAGCGAACCACACGCCTGCGCATCATTCCGATGTGCTGGTACGTGGCCGAGTGGTTCGAGTCGCATCCCGAGCGGGCCGAGCTGCTGAAGCCGCGTTCGGCGGCCTGA
- a CDS encoding VOC family protein — translation MPRINVTSVLVDDQAKAFAFYTEKLGFVPKTDVSLGDYRWLTVVGAGEPDGVELLLEPAAHPAAKAFTAALRADGIPLTSFEVEDVAATHVDLAARGVTFTQPPTSMGPVVTAVLDDTCGNLIQLTSPA, via the coding sequence ATGCCCAGGATCAACGTCACGAGCGTGCTGGTCGACGATCAGGCGAAGGCGTTCGCCTTCTACACGGAGAAGCTCGGCTTCGTTCCCAAGACGGATGTCTCGCTGGGTGACTATCGCTGGCTCACCGTCGTGGGCGCCGGCGAGCCCGACGGCGTCGAATTGCTGCTGGAACCCGCTGCGCATCCGGCGGCGAAGGCCTTCACGGCTGCGCTGCGTGCCGACGGAATCCCGCTCACCTCGTTCGAGGTGGAGGACGTCGCCGCGACCCACGTCGACCTGGCCGCGCGCGGGGTGACGTTCACGCAACCACCGACTTCGATGGGCCCCGTCGTGACGGCCGTGCTCGACGACACCTGCGGCAACCTCATCCAGCTGACGAGTCCCGCCTGA
- a CDS encoding endonuclease/exonuclease/phosphatase family protein: MKRSVVPDDVGSPAVGAIPAPGVHLMTLNIRRRMAVSLSRSDRWSRRAPVLSRLLSAEQPAVLGIQEALPDQAVLVADTLGERYASVGAGRDANRRGERCEIHIDGDRMRFLDARVHTLSDTPDVPGSRSFGNLLPRVAVQAEVEDLEAGGRFHVIVTHLDHLSEKSRRASARFLREMARGLEGPVVVMGDFNGGRRSEVFADLARDGVLVDSWGAAARRLTPEWGTYSRYAAPRIGGSRLDRILVSPSVKVDAAAINAARFDGAAASDHEAVHAVVRWPGSIDQKTPMPREDGDPHR, from the coding sequence ATGAAGCGTTCAGTCGTGCCGGACGACGTCGGCTCCCCCGCCGTCGGTGCGATTCCCGCCCCCGGCGTGCACCTGATGACACTCAACATCCGTCGCCGCATGGCCGTATCCCTCTCCCGGTCCGACCGGTGGAGCAGACGAGCACCTGTACTCTCCCGGCTGCTCTCGGCTGAGCAGCCCGCGGTGCTCGGCATCCAGGAGGCGCTGCCAGATCAGGCCGTCCTGGTGGCGGACACCCTCGGCGAGCGCTACGCGAGCGTCGGCGCCGGTCGCGATGCCAATCGGCGCGGGGAACGATGCGAGATCCACATCGATGGCGACAGGATGCGTTTCCTCGACGCGCGCGTGCACACGCTCTCGGACACTCCGGATGTTCCCGGTTCCCGCTCGTTCGGCAATCTCCTTCCGAGGGTGGCCGTTCAGGCCGAGGTGGAGGATCTCGAGGCCGGCGGCCGTTTCCACGTGATCGTCACCCACCTCGACCACCTCTCCGAGAAGTCCCGGCGCGCATCGGCACGGTTCCTGCGCGAGATGGCGCGCGGCCTCGAGGGTCCCGTCGTCGTCATGGGCGACTTCAACGGCGGACGCCGGTCGGAGGTCTTCGCCGATCTCGCTCGCGACGGCGTGCTGGTCGACTCCTGGGGCGCCGCCGCTCGGCGCCTCACTCCGGAGTGGGGAACGTACTCTCGCTACGCGGCACCGAGGATCGGGGGCAGCCGACTTGACCGGATCCTGGTGAGCCCGTCTGTGAAGGTGGATGCCGCCGCGATCAACGCCGCCCGGTTCGACGGAGCCGCGGCATCCGATCATGAGGCCGTTCACGCCGTCGTGCGCTGGCCGGGCTCGATCGACCAGAAGACACCCATGCCGCGAGAGGATGGCGACCCCCACCGATGA
- a CDS encoding glycosyltransferase family 2 protein produces the protein MMMVSESMTGRRAPAVSVVVPVKDDARPLATCLRALREQTVAPVEIIVVDNGSRDDSAEVARSYGAVVIREPQPGIGVASAAGYNAASGDVIARLDADSIPEKHWIATIARAFAQAEDVDAITGPAHFSDGPRWLRSPAAVLYLGSYFVLCGLALGHVPLFGSNMALRRSAWASVRDEVHAHDQLTHDDLDLSFHLGARSSIRFVPSLRAGISMRPLSDGKGGLRWKRGLHTVTMHWPHDLPWIRMGRRLSARTLAGSPTDERVRGRSGPRTRTPTS, from the coding sequence ATGATGATGGTCAGCGAGTCGATGACCGGCCGCCGGGCGCCCGCGGTGAGCGTCGTCGTCCCGGTGAAGGACGACGCGCGACCGCTCGCCACCTGCCTCCGTGCCCTACGTGAGCAGACGGTCGCTCCCGTCGAGATCATCGTGGTCGACAACGGATCGAGGGACGACTCGGCAGAGGTGGCACGGTCCTACGGAGCGGTCGTCATCCGCGAACCCCAGCCGGGCATCGGGGTCGCCAGTGCGGCCGGCTACAACGCGGCATCCGGCGACGTCATCGCCCGGCTCGATGCAGACTCGATTCCGGAGAAGCACTGGATCGCGACCATCGCCCGCGCGTTCGCCCAGGCCGAGGATGTCGACGCCATCACCGGCCCGGCGCACTTCAGCGACGGGCCACGGTGGCTCAGATCACCGGCGGCGGTGCTCTACCTGGGCTCCTACTTCGTGCTGTGCGGCTTGGCTCTGGGCCACGTGCCCCTCTTCGGATCCAACATGGCCCTGCGCCGGTCCGCCTGGGCATCGGTGCGGGACGAGGTGCACGCCCACGACCAACTGACCCACGACGATCTCGATCTCTCGTTCCATCTCGGAGCGAGAAGCTCGATCCGCTTCGTCCCCTCCCTGCGCGCAGGCATCTCCATGCGGCCACTAAGCGACGGCAAGGGCGGCCTGCGCTGGAAGCGCGGCCTCCACACGGTGACGATGCACTGGCCGCACGACCTGCCGTGGATCCGGATGGGTCGACGACTCTCCGCACGGACCCTCGCCGGCTCACCGACGGATGAACGCGTCCGCGGCCGGTCGGGGCCGCGGACGCGAACGCCTACTTCTTGA
- a CDS encoding alpha/beta fold hydrolase: MPYFTTSDGTEIYYTDQGEGQPVVLSHGWPLSSDAWQVEVKLLADNGYRAIAHDRRGHGRSSKTYTGNDMDTYARDLAELIEHLDLQNLVVVGHSTGGGEVVRYAAQHGVGRVTKVITAGAVPPIMVKSESNPDGLPIEVFDGIRAGVLKDASQFYIDLSEAFFGANREGSAVSEGAKRDFWRQGMLVNLAAAYDCIKAFSETDFTEDLKALDVPIFVAQGDDDQIVPIGDAALKTIEIVKDGTLKVYPGAPHGIYGDYQAALDQDILDFIKK, encoded by the coding sequence ATGCCGTACTTCACCACCTCAGACGGAACCGAGATCTACTACACCGACCAGGGCGAGGGTCAGCCGGTGGTGCTCAGCCACGGCTGGCCGCTGTCATCCGACGCCTGGCAGGTCGAGGTGAAGCTGCTCGCCGACAACGGCTACAGGGCCATCGCCCACGACCGCCGCGGCCACGGGCGCTCGTCCAAGACCTACACGGGCAATGACATGGACACCTACGCGCGCGACCTCGCGGAGCTGATCGAGCACCTCGACCTGCAGAACCTCGTCGTGGTCGGCCACTCGACCGGAGGTGGCGAGGTCGTTCGCTACGCCGCCCAGCACGGCGTCGGGCGCGTGACCAAGGTCATCACGGCCGGTGCCGTGCCCCCGATCATGGTCAAGTCGGAGTCGAACCCCGACGGGCTGCCGATCGAAGTGTTCGACGGCATCCGTGCCGGGGTGCTCAAGGATGCCTCACAGTTCTACATCGACCTGAGCGAGGCGTTCTTCGGTGCGAACCGCGAGGGCAGCGCCGTCTCGGAGGGAGCCAAGCGCGACTTCTGGCGTCAGGGGATGCTGGTGAACCTCGCGGCGGCCTACGACTGCATCAAGGCGTTCTCGGAGACCGACTTCACGGAGGACCTGAAGGCCCTCGACGTTCCGATCTTCGTCGCGCAGGGCGACGACGACCAGATCGTTCCGATCGGCGATGCGGCCCTCAAGACGATCGAGATCGTCAAGGACGGAACCCTGAAGGTCTACCCCGGAGCCCCGCACGGCATCTACGGCGACTACCAGGCCGCCCTCGACCAGGACATCCTGGACTTCATCAAGAAGTAG
- a CDS encoding helix-turn-helix transcriptional regulator, with protein sequence MYLPQATREQTGFSSAVATVVKSKALGPVQLVHTKAPLAGDDPFAGYSDPGDALVWAFITDGAIVCKRAYNDLENRAGHMNMNHMPRLSGFQMTPDFRALSIRMDRQALGISSSDIDSIARTVFPLTEGLPLMIGSLASQTMKMSSEIGPASGAALAHSILELTTAFVDDFLGRRSAPETMRSNLVTEAKQYVELYSSSPALSVTSVAAALQVSPRTLQKAFEPEESTLGRVILESRLARARSLMERDRDGLFPIGGIGIRAGFSSPSAFSRAFRARYGLSPREWRERYLLSIAH encoded by the coding sequence ATGTACCTTCCGCAGGCGACGCGCGAACAGACCGGCTTCTCATCCGCTGTCGCGACAGTGGTGAAGAGCAAGGCGCTCGGGCCCGTGCAGCTCGTGCACACCAAGGCGCCGCTGGCCGGAGACGACCCGTTCGCCGGCTATTCCGATCCGGGAGACGCTCTGGTGTGGGCCTTCATCACCGACGGCGCCATCGTCTGCAAGCGTGCGTACAACGACCTCGAGAACCGCGCCGGACACATGAACATGAACCACATGCCGCGGCTGAGCGGATTCCAGATGACGCCGGACTTCAGGGCGCTCTCGATCCGCATGGACCGCCAGGCGCTCGGAATCTCATCATCGGACATCGACTCGATCGCGCGCACGGTCTTCCCTCTCACGGAGGGACTTCCGCTGATGATCGGATCGCTCGCATCGCAGACCATGAAGATGAGCTCGGAGATCGGGCCGGCATCCGGAGCAGCTCTGGCGCACTCGATCCTCGAACTCACCACGGCCTTCGTCGACGACTTCCTCGGCCGGCGCTCAGCGCCCGAGACCATGCGCAGCAATCTGGTCACCGAGGCCAAGCAGTACGTGGAGCTCTACTCCAGCAGTCCGGCGCTCTCGGTGACATCGGTGGCGGCGGCGCTGCAGGTCTCACCCCGCACGCTCCAGAAAGCCTTCGAGCCCGAGGAGAGCACGCTCGGCCGCGTCATTCTCGAGAGCAGGCTCGCCCGGGCCCGATCCCTGATGGAGCGCGACCGCGACGGCCTGTTCCCCATCGGAGGCATCGGCATCCGTGCGGGCTTCTCGTCTCCCTCCGCCTTCAGCCGCGCCTTCCGAGCCCGGTACGGGCTCTCCCCCCGGGAATGGCGGGAACGGTACCTGCTGTCCATCGCGCACTAG
- a CDS encoding DNA alkylation repair protein, with amino-acid sequence MASVAVQQGTVESVMAELAVLEDPKVRAVNERHGDDHGVNLTKLRGVAKELKIQPDLARDLWATGSTPARLVAILISRPKQYSAAELDAMLREARVPKVHDWLVNYIVKKSAHAEELRVLWFGDDDPVVASAGWALTSDRVTKAPDGLDLDDLLRIIEAHMKDAPDRLQWAMNECLAQTGIRHPEYRARALAIGEELEVLKDYPTPPGCTSPYAPIWITEMVRRQG; translated from the coding sequence ATGGCTTCGGTCGCGGTGCAGCAGGGAACGGTCGAGAGCGTGATGGCGGAGCTGGCCGTGCTCGAGGATCCCAAGGTCCGAGCGGTGAACGAGCGTCACGGAGACGATCACGGCGTCAATCTCACGAAGCTTCGAGGTGTGGCCAAGGAACTGAAGATCCAGCCCGACCTCGCCAGGGATCTCTGGGCGACGGGGAGCACGCCCGCGCGCCTCGTGGCGATCCTGATCAGTCGCCCCAAGCAGTACTCGGCGGCCGAGCTCGACGCCATGCTGCGGGAGGCGCGGGTGCCGAAGGTGCACGACTGGCTCGTGAACTACATCGTCAAGAAGAGCGCGCATGCCGAGGAGTTGCGGGTGCTCTGGTTCGGCGATGACGATCCCGTCGTCGCGAGTGCTGGGTGGGCATTGACCAGCGATCGCGTGACGAAGGCGCCGGATGGCCTCGACCTCGACGACTTGCTCCGCATCATCGAGGCGCACATGAAGGATGCGCCGGATCGGTTGCAGTGGGCCATGAACGAGTGCCTCGCCCAGACCGGCATCCGGCACCCCGAATACCGGGCTCGGGCGCTCGCCATCGGCGAGGAACTCGAGGTGCTGAAGGACTACCCGACGCCTCCGGGGTGCACGTCGCCATACGCCCCGATCTGGATCACGGAGATGGTTCGCCGGCAGGGCTGA
- a CDS encoding sensor domain-containing diguanylate cyclase — MDPAELAIDPDELRRLAECAKEPIRTPGVIQSHGTLLAVDAATQVVVVASENARSWLGRPFADIENPELQEAVRSGRAIDPVRVMWEGSPTDAIVHQVDDLTIVELEALPEDEYARTAVVTALNRLTSATTVDRLREQAAAEIRRITGFDRVMIYDFHDDGHGEVVADDRVPELDSLLGHHFPSSDIPPQARELYVTKVGRAIASTSTPTIPLLAISEELRTIDLSSAELRGVSPYHLQYMRNMGQASTFSLSLVEEGRLVGMVTCAHRTERRLPVLLRRALEVLAAQITMQFASMREIARLRHLVDMRERRTELLAPLYASDDIPSALLRGPRTVLDLVPADGVLVRIGGTSRVTGDVPLLEDVTRVLDLLGGEPFVSEGLEADRPDFARLLPETAGLLVVPLAGADDTLVFFRGEVAREISWLGDPGTDNRPSQLSPRTSFATWHGTVRGRSEPWGTVVQDARELGHELEIVLYRRAQAHLAELAMRDALTGLHNRRYLAERLAAGNPADVDGRALLFVDLDDFKSVNDVHGHDVGDIVILEVARRLTAHSREQDVVVRLGGDEFVVLLDVVGGDEVRSIADRMVAAIAAPIETRGASLTVTASCGVVVAEPGVPRIGLLEEADAAMYRAKRAGRNRVST, encoded by the coding sequence GTGGACCCGGCGGAACTCGCCATCGACCCCGACGAGCTGCGTCGGCTCGCCGAATGCGCGAAGGAGCCCATCCGCACTCCCGGCGTCATCCAATCGCACGGAACGCTGTTGGCCGTGGATGCCGCCACTCAGGTGGTCGTCGTCGCGAGTGAGAACGCCCGCAGCTGGCTGGGCCGCCCCTTCGCCGACATCGAGAACCCCGAACTGCAGGAGGCCGTGCGCAGCGGACGCGCGATCGATCCCGTGCGGGTGATGTGGGAAGGATCGCCGACGGATGCGATCGTTCATCAGGTCGACGACCTCACGATCGTGGAACTCGAGGCGCTGCCCGAGGACGAGTACGCCCGCACGGCTGTCGTGACGGCGCTCAACCGGCTGACGTCCGCGACGACCGTCGACCGACTGCGGGAGCAGGCTGCGGCGGAGATCCGGAGGATCACGGGGTTCGACAGGGTCATGATCTACGACTTCCACGACGACGGACACGGCGAGGTCGTCGCCGACGACCGCGTTCCCGAGCTCGACTCGCTCCTCGGTCACCACTTCCCGTCGTCGGACATCCCCCCGCAGGCTCGCGAGCTGTACGTCACGAAGGTGGGGCGGGCGATCGCGAGCACGAGCACGCCCACGATCCCCCTGCTCGCCATCTCCGAGGAACTGCGCACCATCGATCTCTCCAGTGCCGAACTGCGGGGTGTGTCGCCGTACCACCTGCAGTACATGCGCAACATGGGCCAGGCATCGACCTTCTCGCTCTCCCTCGTCGAAGAGGGCCGCCTCGTCGGCATGGTCACCTGCGCCCACCGCACCGAGCGGCGGCTTCCGGTTCTGCTGCGGCGTGCCCTCGAAGTGCTCGCAGCCCAGATCACCATGCAGTTCGCCTCGATGCGCGAGATCGCACGGCTGCGCCACCTCGTCGACATGCGCGAGCGACGCACCGAACTCCTCGCGCCGCTCTATGCGTCCGACGACATCCCGTCGGCGTTGCTGCGGGGGCCGCGCACCGTGCTCGATCTCGTGCCGGCAGACGGCGTGCTCGTTCGGATCGGGGGCACCTCGCGCGTCACCGGCGACGTGCCGCTCCTCGAGGATGTGACTAGGGTGCTCGATCTTCTCGGCGGCGAGCCGTTCGTCTCCGAAGGTCTCGAAGCCGACAGGCCGGACTTCGCACGGCTGCTCCCGGAGACGGCCGGGTTGCTCGTCGTGCCGCTCGCCGGTGCGGACGACACGCTCGTCTTCTTCAGGGGCGAGGTCGCCCGCGAGATCTCGTGGCTCGGTGATCCCGGCACCGACAACCGCCCGAGCCAACTGTCGCCGCGCACGTCCTTCGCCACCTGGCACGGAACCGTGCGCGGGCGGTCCGAGCCCTGGGGGACCGTGGTCCAGGATGCGCGTGAGCTCGGGCACGAGCTCGAGATCGTCCTCTACCGACGGGCTCAGGCGCACCTCGCCGAGTTGGCCATGCGCGATGCGCTGACCGGTCTGCACAACCGGCGCTACCTCGCCGAGCGTCTCGCAGCGGGGAACCCGGCCGACGTGGATGGCAGGGCCCTGCTCTTCGTCGACCTCGACGACTTCAAGAGTGTGAACGACGTTCACGGTCACGACGTCGGCGACATCGTCATCCTCGAGGTGGCGCGTCGGCTGACGGCCCACTCGCGCGAACAGGACGTCGTGGTGCGACTCGGGGGAGACGAGTTCGTCGTGCTCCTCGACGTCGTCGGCGGAGATGAGGTGCGCTCGATCGCGGACCGCATGGTCGCCGCCATCGCAGCGCCCATCGAGACGCGGGGGGCATCGCTGACGGTCACGGCGTCGTGCGGTGTCGTCGTGGCCGAGCCCGGGGTGCCCAGGATCGGGCTCCTCGAAGAGGCGGATGCGGCGATGTACCGGGCCAAGCGCGCCGGGCGCAACCGCGTGTCCACCTGA
- a CDS encoding sensor histidine kinase, producing MSVRVKLTLSYAGFLVVAVVLLLAVVWVFILRYVPAEAVNTIGGFVPGRDDLVRAFAPAAAWVVLFLVLFGLLGGWILAGRMLAPLTRITTATRAAANGSLAHRIRMPGRNDEFRELADAFDAMLERVEAQVGEQRRFAANASHELRTPLATTQAMLDVAINDPHRDTSALLERLRNVNARAIELTEALLLLSRAEQRSFTAETVDLSLLVEEAGETLLPLAEKRGITVTTTGEITRVSGSPALLAQLTTNLLHNAIVHNLPDGGDVWVRTARDGADAVLTVENPGATLSPAQVSILTEPFQRGSERIRTDDVGVGLGLAIASSIIRAHDGVLLLTPRADGGLRVDVRLPASVDESVRPAEVERPPAE from the coding sequence GTGAGCGTCAGGGTCAAGCTCACTCTCAGCTACGCCGGTTTCCTGGTCGTGGCCGTTGTTCTCCTGCTGGCGGTCGTGTGGGTGTTCATCCTGCGCTACGTTCCGGCCGAGGCCGTCAACACGATCGGGGGATTCGTTCCCGGCCGAGACGACCTCGTGCGGGCCTTCGCCCCGGCTGCGGCGTGGGTCGTGCTGTTCCTCGTGCTGTTCGGCCTGCTGGGTGGCTGGATCCTCGCCGGGCGGATGCTGGCGCCGTTGACGCGCATCACCACGGCCACCCGTGCGGCGGCGAACGGGTCGCTCGCGCACCGCATCCGGATGCCGGGGCGGAATGACGAGTTCCGGGAGCTCGCCGATGCCTTCGACGCCATGCTCGAACGCGTCGAGGCCCAGGTCGGAGAGCAGCGACGATTCGCGGCGAACGCCTCGCACGAGCTGCGCACCCCGTTGGCCACCACTCAGGCGATGCTCGACGTCGCCATCAACGACCCGCACCGGGACACCTCGGCGCTCCTCGAACGGCTGCGCAACGTGAACGCGCGGGCGATCGAGCTCACCGAGGCCCTGCTCCTGCTCAGCCGTGCCGAGCAGCGATCGTTCACGGCCGAGACCGTCGACCTGTCGCTCCTGGTGGAGGAAGCCGGCGAGACCCTCCTTCCCCTCGCGGAGAAGCGGGGTATCACCGTCACCACCACCGGCGAGATCACCCGGGTGAGCGGATCCCCGGCGCTGCTGGCACAGTTGACCACGAACCTCCTGCACAACGCCATCGTCCACAACCTTCCCGACGGTGGGGACGTATGGGTCCGCACGGCTCGCGACGGGGCGGACGCCGTTCTCACCGTCGAGAACCCGGGTGCGACACTCTCGCCGGCCCAGGTGTCGATCCTCACGGAGCCGTTCCAGCGCGGTTCGGAGCGCATCCGCACCGATGATGTGGGTGTCGGCCTCGGCCTGGCGATCGCGTCGAGCATCATCCGCGCTCACGACGGCGTGCTGCTCCTGACGCCGCGGGCCGATGGCGGTCTCAGGGTCGACGTGCGACTGCCGGCATCCGTCGACGAGTCCGTCCGTCCGGCTGAAGTCGAGCGTCCCCCGGCTGAATAG
- a CDS encoding response regulator transcription factor: MRVLIVEDEPYLADAIRDGLRLEAIAADIAGDGDTALELLGINDYDIAVLDRDVPGPSGDEIAERIVASGSGMPIIMLTAADRLDDKATGFEIGADDYLTKPFEMRELVLRLRALDRRRAHNRPPVRELAGLRLDPFRREVYRDGRYVALTRKQFAVLEVLVGAEGGVVSAEELLERAWDENADPFTNAVRITVSALRKRLGEPWLIGTVPGVGYRIEATPDAGAGRG, encoded by the coding sequence GTGCGAGTGCTGATCGTCGAGGACGAGCCCTACCTGGCTGATGCCATCCGCGATGGTCTGCGCCTCGAGGCCATCGCAGCCGACATCGCCGGTGACGGTGACACCGCGTTGGAGCTGCTCGGCATCAACGACTACGACATCGCCGTGCTCGACCGCGACGTTCCCGGCCCGTCGGGCGACGAGATCGCCGAGCGCATCGTCGCATCCGGCAGCGGGATGCCGATCATCATGCTGACCGCAGCCGACAGGCTGGACGATAAGGCGACCGGATTCGAGATCGGCGCCGACGACTACCTCACCAAGCCGTTCGAGATGCGCGAGCTGGTGCTCAGGCTCCGCGCTCTCGACCGCAGGCGCGCCCACAACCGCCCGCCGGTGCGCGAACTCGCCGGCCTCCGGCTCGACCCGTTCCGACGGGAGGTCTACCGAGACGGCCGCTACGTGGCGCTCACTCGCAAGCAGTTCGCCGTTCTCGAGGTGCTGGTCGGGGCCGAAGGCGGGGTCGTCAGCGCCGAGGAACTCCTCGAACGCGCGTGGGACGAGAACGCCGACCCGTTCACGAACGCCGTGCGCATCACCGTCTCGGCGCTGCGGAAACGTCTCGGGGAGCCCTGGCTCATCGGCACGGTGCCCGGGGTCGGCTACCGCATCGAAGCGACACCGGATGCTGGAGCCGGGCGTGGCTAG